A single window of Girardinichthys multiradiatus isolate DD_20200921_A chromosome 15, DD_fGirMul_XY1, whole genome shotgun sequence DNA harbors:
- the il20ra gene encoding interleukin-20 receptor subunit alpha, whose translation MWTERILVGVFLLRCAVSSSLPKPINVSFTSVNLRNVLHWVPGNGTPDGTHFTVEYAIYGEITEVSKGKGGRWRAAHQCTNIVRTWCDLSVETWAEEEGYYARVCALGKKSTSKWTVTKRRFDPKWDTIFGPPLVSVELENNSAIVTLKGPMRYSPNNHTPPLSMKAIYSRMSYNLSIYNIYRNQMYHFPVETNTYKYQLLDYNTEYCFFAKSRFLSIPVHCKSSAWHCIITPQDPVIKQLQRVVVGIVVPFLCICIIVLISYPLYNYLAGKGQKSPFTLNRVSFHPNPLVLFPDNVNLEITRIIADKPPPAIDIPSIIAYPQNRYSPQVTDVPREPEEPMKDLSIDYGSVFMAPKVKIHGEADTRQRKHKRGYAVNNLTDEHQKCAESYKKKDVNIKDDHAAGGYKPQTQRFGQSPIVEPAETKVSTLLKTRPRSQGNLALLTQTRAPIQSNETSVSDKQTTGCSMEPSNLFFNKTPQTDTFNYHLNLPSLKEGLKKEELEAGEQKQNQCENVPLLSVYASQNIPTMPTVHSQQSDCLSDDYGFLFSAAAQKTEALVEMEKGARCSNRNPDIMKLVLPWMEMNNNKEERLGGMPSSERDTEGKIAGNCKEMYMTRSHLKLESVLIRQASDEEARPQVEGELGLEADDILSKWDLVISMDA comes from the exons ATGTGGACTGAGCGCATTTTGGTTGGCGTTTTCCTTCTGCGCTGCGCAG tctcctcctctcttccCAAACCAATTAATGTCAGCTTCACTTCCGTGAACCTGAGGAATGTGCTGCACTGGGTCCCAGGAAATGGCACACCAGATGGCACACACTTTACAGTGGAATATGCCAT CTATGGAGAAATCACGGAGGTCAGCAAAGGAAAAGGGGGGCGCTGGAGAGCGGCGCATCAGTGCACGAATATAGTACGAACATGGTGCGATCTGAGCGTTGAGACGTGGGCTGAGGAAGAAGGATACTATGCCAGAGTTTGTGCATTGGGTAAAAAATCAACTTCAAAATGGACTGTGACAAAAAGAAGATTTGATCCAAAGTGGGACA CTATTTTTGGCCCTCCGTTGGTTTCTGTGGAATTAGAGAATAACAGCGCAATCGTCACTCTAAAGGGGCCGATGAGGTATTCACCAAACAACCACACCCCACCGTTAAGCATGAAAGCAATCTACTCTCGCATGTCTTACAACCTATCCATCTACAACATCTACCGCAACCAGATG TACCATTTTCCTGTGGAGACCAACACATACAAATATCAGCTGTTGGACTACAATACAGAATACTGCTTCTTTGCCAAGTCAAGATTCCTCTCCATACCTGTACATTGCAAGTCCTCTGCTTGGCACTGCATAATCACACCTCAAG ACCCTGTCATTAAGCAGTTGCAGCGAGTGGTTGTGGGGATTGTTGTTCCATTTCTTTGCATCTGCATAATTGTGTTGATCAGCTACCCTCTCTACAACTACCTGGCTGGGAAGGGACAGAAAAGCCCATTTACACTG AATCGAGTCTCCTTTCACCCAAATCCTCTTGTGCTCTTTCCTGATAATGTCAACCTGGAGATAACCAGAATCATTGCTGACAAGCCACCTCCAGCCATTGACATCCCATCGATCATTGCCTACCCTCAAAACAGATACTCCCCACAAGTGACTGACGTACCCCGAGAGCCCGAGGAACCCATGAAGGATTTGTCAATTGACTATGGCTCTGTCTTCATGGCTCCTAAAGTAAAAATTCATGGAGAGGCGGACACAAGACAAAGGAAGCACAAAAGAGGATATGCTGTGAATAATTTGACAGATGAACATCAGAAATGTGCAGAAAGTTACAAGAAGAAAGATGTTAACATTAAAGATGATCACGCTGCTGGTGGGTACAAGCCTCAGACCCAAAGATTTGGGCAATCACCTATAGTGGAACCTGCTGAGACAAAGGTTAGCACTTTATTGAAGACTCGTCCAAGGTCACAGGGAAACCTTGCTCTCCTAACACAAACTCGGGCACCAATCCAATCTAATGAAACATCAGTTAGTGATAAGCAAACTACAGGGTGCAGTATGGAGCcgtcaaatttattttttaacaaaaccccACAAACTGACACATTCAATTACCATCTAAACCTACCTTCTTTGAAAGAGGGACTAAAGAAGGAAGAGTTAGAAGCCGGCgagcagaaacaaaatcagtGTGAGAATGTTCCTCTTCTTTCAGTTTATGCCTCGCAGAACATCCCAACCATGCCCACTGTCCACTCACAACAGTCAGACTGCTTATCAGATGACTACggttttctgttttcagctgCAGCACAGAAAACAGAGGCATTGGTTGAGATGGAGAAGGGAGCTAGGTGTAGCAACAGGAACCCTGACATCATGAAACTAGTGCTGCCCTGGATGGAGATGAACAATAACAAGGAAGAAAGGCTGGGTGGCATGCCATCTTCAGAGAGGGACACAGAGGGCAAGATAGCAGGAAACTGCAAGGAGATGTATATGACGAGGAGTCATCTGAAGTTGGAAAGTGTGTTAATCAGACAAGCAAGTGACGAAGAGGCAAGGCCACAAGTAGAGGGAGAATTAGGGTTGGAAGCAGATGATATCCTTAGCAAATGGGACTTGGTCATCTCAATGGATGCTTAG